The Desulfobacterales bacterium genome includes the window ATTTCAGCGGACTCCGCGAAGGGTTTTAAAAAACAGCCATAACGGGCGCAGTAAATGCGAAAGAAGTCCCGTGACGGAAAGGAATGCAATCAGAATTTTTTCGGGCCCCAACCCGAGTAAAACCCGATGGCCGTTTCGTTCCACTTTGCGGACAATGCCGATAATATTTGCCTGAGAGACCATACCATCGGCGTCATCCGCGCCGTCGCCTTTCAGGCGGTAGCCGGATTTGTTTTGGGCCACTATCCGGTGGACCGCGAGCCTTCCGCCAGCCGGGTGTGAAAATGCCGCCACATCGCCTATGCCGGGCGGGGAATCTATAACGGGGAAGACCGTCAGCACGTCGCCGTCTTTTATAAAGGGTGCCATGCTGAAACCGCTTGCCCGGAACCTGAAGGGGACATGCTTACGGAGCACCGCCTGCATGAGGTCCTTAAGGGCCGGCCCGGAAAGTGACAGCTCGCCTTTTTTCAATAAAAGAGCGGGTTCAGGACGGTGGGGCTTCAACCACCATTCTCCTTTGGTAAAGTTCCGACACCAGCCCCAGAACATCCCTTTCAATTTCATTTTCAGGGGCCTCAAATTCGGCCGACAGCTTCCGGGCCACGTTTTTTAATGTCATTTTGCCGTCCAGCAGGTCCCAGATGGCCTTTCCGGTTTCGTTCAAAGTATAAAGCTCATCTTCCATGTCGCCAATGCCGGCTGTAAGGGGGACGATAATAAGCTCTCCTTCAATGACCCGGGCGACCACATCTTCGGAGGGAATATAGGCGACATCAAGGGAAATATTTGTATTCATAGCCACTACCTGTTCAGTCAGTTTAAACTGCAAAGTAGAATTGAACGGACAACCTTTACCGTGAAATTATTAAGTTTAAAATTATTTTAGCACATAACATGTGAAGATACAATCAGACCGTGTATCCATCTGTGCGGCATCCAACCGGATCGCAGCTCGCTTTGTCCGGAGGCGTTGAGCCGGGGAAGCTTTTGATTCTCTCCCGCCAATTCAGTACCTCCCAGGCCTTTTCACCCGGTCTGAGCAGGCCCAGATATTCGGCTTGTGCGTGGGCAAAGACACAATAATATTCCACGGGTGTATCCAGGGTGCCGTGCTCCATCCAGGATTTGGCCGGGCATTGTTCACAAAGGCCTTTTAAAAAGCAGCGGGCACAGCGCAGCAAATATTCCGGATGGGTCGCTTTCAGCCTTCTGACTTTAGGAAAAAAACCGGTTAGGGCACCTCTAAGCGACCCGTTAGTCAGATTATAGATAGTGTCGGGGTGTCGGAGCAGCATACAGGGTTGTAAAGCCCCATAGGCATCGACACAGCCGCCGCCCACTCCCGCACCGCAGGGGAAAAGCCTGCCACCGGCCGGGGCCATGAAACCGGCACAGAAAGCCTTCATCTCTTTTCGGTAGCCTTCTCCCTGCCGGGTTATGATTTTCATGCTTTCTATAGGCGACATCCTCAGACGTTTGATGGAACGGTTTTTCAATTGCGAGTCCCGTCGGGCGCGCAGGTTTAATACAATGGTATTCCCGGGCGGTTCATCTACTTCCGAAAGAGCTTTGGTCAAAACTTCAAATTCCACCAACTCATGTTGGTTGGGCGGCAGAACGACTGTTTTTAATTCAAAGGGGATGTGGTGGCGCCGGAGCAGGTTGATCCCGTCAAAGGCGGCCTTAAACGAACCCGGTGTCCGGGTAACCGCCTCGCAGGAATTCTTTTTTATCCCGTAAACCGTAATTTCAATTTTTTCCAGCGGCGGGATGCGGCCTAAAATTTCAACCAGATCGGGCGTGATCAGGGTGGCATTGGTGAAAAGCCGTACTTTCAAACCCAGTTTTCTGCTGAAAAGATAGATTTCGCTGAAATCCTCCCTTAACAGCGGTTCACCTCCGGTAAACCGCACGGATAAGCAACCCAGAGAGGCTGCCTCGCTAAGAACTGCTTTGATTGTTTCAGTGGAAAGTTCCTGTTTTTTTATTGAGTCGTTGTCTGCCGGTTGATTGATGTAACAGTGGATGCAATTCAGGTTGCAGCGTTCGGTCAGCTCCATGTCAAGCGTACTTAATAGCGGCGATTTGCCCTTCCATAGGTGGGCCTGATCAATCCGTATTTTAGTCAGATAAGAATCCGGCATGCCTGGTTTTCCCTTGAGATAAGAAACAATCCTTAATGTTTAGGGTTAAATATCCCTGAGCAGCTCAACAACTTGGCCGCTTCTGTCAAATTCAAGTGTATAGCACGGCACCGCAGCGGCAATCTGCGGCACTATGGTCAACATACTGTTCCACCAGTCCGCCGTTGCCAGCGGTTTGATCAGACATGCCAGTAGACGGCGGATGACCTCCTGCTGATTATCAAGGTGAATCACCTGATTGGATCGGGCCTGTTTGAGAAACAGGATTGCTTTGAGCGGAGCTGACGCCGGGGAAATCTGGGGCACATCCCCATGACTCCAGGTGCCGTAAATATGATAGCCGGCGGGTTGATGCCGGAGAATGATCCGGTCGTCACACAGGATTTCAGCCGCCTGCTTTAGCAAAATCACCATCGTCGACTTGCCGGCGTCGGAGTGCCCCACAAACAAGAGCCCGTTATTTTCGAATATTACACCGCCTGAATGCAGAATGCAGCCCTGCCGGTCGGCCAAAACCCGGGCCAGAATGATCTGGTCGGTCGGCAACAGGGAAAGCGAAGCAATTCCGCCTTTTTGAAAAATATTTTTAGTCTCAGGGTGGTGATAGATATCGGCTTCGGTGTGGTCAGGAGTGAAAACCGCTAATCGGTGAAGATTCTTGGTTTGATTGCCATTGTAAACACCTAAATATATCCAGGCATCCTCTTTCCGATAAATGGCCCAGGGAGGTTTTTGATAAACTTTTTTTCCCAGTCGCCAGCCATCAAGATCGGGAATGAAGAAATGGTGTCTTATAAAAACGGTGTCCTCTCCAGGCCCGTTGCATTGAAAGTGTTTGAATTTAGGATGAAAGGTTTTCTCCGTAATAGCGATATCGGATTCAACACAAATGGTCATTCCGCCGATTTGATAAT containing:
- a CDS encoding S24/S26 family peptidase, which encodes MKPHRPEPALLLKKGELSLSGPALKDLMQAVLRKHVPFRFRASGFSMAPFIKDGDVLTVFPVIDSPPGIGDVAAFSHPAGGRLAVHRIVAQNKSGYRLKGDGADDADGMVSQANIIGIVRKVERNGHRVLLGLGPEKILIAFLSVTGLLSHLLRPLWLFFKTLRGVR
- a CDS encoding PqqD family protein, whose amino-acid sequence is MNTNISLDVAYIPSEDVVARVIEGELIIVPLTAGIGDMEDELYTLNETGKAIWDLLDGKMTLKNVARKLSAEFEAPENEIERDVLGLVSELYQRRMVVEAPPS
- a CDS encoding radical SAM protein; this encodes MPDSYLTKIRIDQAHLWKGKSPLLSTLDMELTERCNLNCIHCYINQPADNDSIKKQELSTETIKAVLSEAASLGCLSVRFTGGEPLLREDFSEIYLFSRKLGLKVRLFTNATLITPDLVEILGRIPPLEKIEITVYGIKKNSCEAVTRTPGSFKAAFDGINLLRRHHIPFELKTVVLPPNQHELVEFEVLTKALSEVDEPPGNTIVLNLRARRDSQLKNRSIKRLRMSPIESMKIITRQGEGYRKEMKAFCAGFMAPAGGRLFPCGAGVGGGCVDAYGALQPCMLLRHPDTIYNLTNGSLRGALTGFFPKVRRLKATHPEYLLRCARCFLKGLCEQCPAKSWMEHGTLDTPVEYYCVFAHAQAEYLGLLRPGEKAWEVLNWRERIKSFPGSTPPDKASCDPVGCRTDGYTV